A genomic window from Thunnus maccoyii chromosome 2, fThuMac1.1, whole genome shotgun sequence includes:
- the LOC121886478 gene encoding ubinuclein-1-like, producing MAESRRVQFTTLTCDVPSSSDKPGSAQKSPSYVMQGKENGSDGPVDTDTVRLVLKLFEPDDRDFPEFSYSQLVDNKISHVVKDDVPLSRFEMEEKQENEEMAALARKLEEKYGDKPKKKKDRIQDLIDIGYGYDDEDSFIDNSEAYDEFVPASITTKFGGFYVNSGVLQFRQASDTETEDFTTEEKTLQPSKKRKLNGVQDKEKKKPCREDGETKNNMDAKSSTLSEIVLSDKKKKKKKKAVGTLSVTSMLKKFQKEKERERQKMEKANQKAATIMGAPKIPLFPADAGGGGGSGLTDPLLSLIGSTNDHALIQAASTVDFDIDLDSLLDVTEETSSLKSFPTTETQLHQPKTDYQTHSSVSSDAQPPYRKTNSQLKPPPEQIQLVSEASSTSPHQCAPLPEGLQPQLEDRIRKLMLAAKTSEGESKLKFFTPEVNSILLEIEFQCREQGGQLRSKVYTHLSSFLPCSRETLLKRVKKLLLTHAEDPPNVEDPMQKLKEAIGRAMPEQITSFYENCKAYEQVKTPKETEEGTYGTQKVNDGPEDNVEEKGGKRGGPKKLFKWNEEIRECLGQVLRAKMDRYKRERKGSQEMEEYLKMLLDNEVKPLWPKGWMQSRVLMRESKKMLSLFTALPVKKARTEKKQSSIIGAPTTSDSCSIFQGTPPLKGELPQETDDVFIEGSNISSSKSLGAAKKEIASLKNVKSKTGGGVVLDAGASTPVETNKPLVNVTSSAPVHSLLDVLADQALAREQPLSVSQELLAAAVAKYKRSVQQWSFSVDTKSPPFPPPPPQSSPVGFPVSGVCHVVLPRLLPDFTRHGDAGQVHISDDDDVIIL from the exons ATGGCTGAATCTCGCAGAGTTCAGTTCACCACTTTGACCTGTGATGTACCTTCATCCTCTGACAAACCAGGTTCGGCCCAAAAGTCTCCATCATACGTCATGCAGGGAAAAGAAAACGGTTCAGACGGACCAGTTGACACCGACACAGTCCGGCTCGTCCTCAAGTTATTTGAGCCTGACGATCGGGACTTTCCAGAGTTCAGCTACAGTCAACTCGTTGACAACAAG ATCAGCCACGTGGTAAAAGATGATGTCCCACTGAGCAGATTtgaaatggaagaaaagcaAGAGAATGAAGAGATGGCTGCTCTGGCAAGGAAGTTGGAGGAGAAATAT GGTGACAAACCTAAGAAAAAGAAGGACCGCATTCAGGACTTGATCGATATCGGATATGGTTATGATGATGAGGATTCTTTCATCGACAACTCTGAGGCT TATGACGAGTTTGTGCCGGCCTCCATCACCACCAAGTTTGGTGGATTCTACGTGAATTCGGGCGTGCTGCAGTTCCGCCAGGCTTCAGACACTGAGACTGAGGACTTCacaacagaagagaaaacactTCAGCCCTCAAAA aaacgcAAACTTAATGGAGTACAggataaagaaaagaagaaaccgtgcagagaagatggagagacGAAAAACAACATGGATGCTAAGTCAAG CACTTTATCTGAAATTGTACTGAGtgataagaagaagaaaaagaagaaaaaggctGTTGGTACATTGAGCGTCACCAGCATGCTGAAAAAgtttcaaaaagaaaaggagCGGGAGCGACAGAAGATGGAAAAAGCAAATCAGAAGGCGGCTACAATCATGGGTGCACCCAAAATCCCTCTCTTTCCGGCAGATGCAGGCGGCGGTGGGGGCTCAGGATTGACCGACCCTCTCCTGAGTTTAATTGGCTCTACCAATGACCACGCACTCATCCAAGCAGCCAGCACAGTGGATTTCGACATTGATTTGGACTCTTTATTAGATGTCACTGAAGAGACTTCGTCGCTGAAATCGTTTCCAACCACAGAGACGCAGCTTCACCAGCCCAAAACTGATTATCAGACTCACtccagtgtttcctctgatgCTCAGCCTCCATATAGAAAGACTAATTCCCAGCTGAAACCTCCTCCAGAACAAATCCAGCTCGTATCGGAAGCCAGTTCTACTTCGCCTCATCAGTGTGCCCCCCTGCCAGAGGGACTTCAACCACAACTGGAAGACCGCATTAGAAAACTCATGCTG GCTGCCAAAACCTCTGAGGGAGAGTCGAAACTCAAGTTCTTCACCCCAGAAGTCAACTCAATCCTGCTAGA AATTGAGTTTCAGTGTCGGGAGCAGGGTGGCCAGTTGCGCTCCAAGGtgtacacacacctgtcttCTTTCCTACCCTGCAGCAGAGAGACGCTCCTCAAACGTGTAAAGAAACTGTTGCTCACACACGCG GAGGATCCCCCTAATGTGGAGGATCCCATGCAGAAACTTAAGGAGGCCATTGGCAGAGCTATGCCCGAGCAGATTACGAGTTTCTATGAAAACTGTAAAGCATATGAACAAGTCAAGACTCCAAa GGAAACAGAGGAGGGGACATATGGCACACAGAAGGTGAATGATGGCCCAGAGGACAACGTGGAGGAGAAAGGTGGAAAGAGAGGAGGTCCTAAGAAGTTGTTCAAATGGAACGAGGAGATCAG GGAGTGCTTGGGCCAAGTGTTAAGGGCAAAAATGGATAGATATAAAAGGGAAAGGAAAGGGAGCCAGGAGATGGAGGAGTATCTGAAGATGCTACTAGACAATGAGGTGAAACCGCTTTGGCCAAAAGGGTGGATGCAGTCTAG ggtGCTGATGAGGGAAAGCAAGAAAATGTTAAGCCTCTTCACTGCATTACC AGTAAAGAAGGCCAGGACTGAGAAGAAGCAGTCATCTATCATTGGGGCTCCAACCACATCAGATAGCTGCAGCATTTTTCAGGGAACTCCACCACTGAAAGGAGAACTCCCCCAAGAAACAGACGACGTCTTTATCGAAGGCTCAAACATCTCCAGTTCAAAGTCACTTGGTGCTGCGAAGAAGGAAATTGCTTCCTTGAAAAACGTGAAAAGTAAAACAGGAGGAGGTGTGGTATTGGATGCTGGTGCTTCTACACCGGTGGAGACAAACAAACCTCTGGTCAATGTCACTTCTTCTGCTCCGGTTCATTCACTTCTGGATGTCCTTGCTGATCAAGCACTGGCTCGAGAGCAACCTCTCTCAGTCTCCCAGGAGCTCCTGGCAGCAGCGGTTGCAAAATACAAACGTTCAGTTCAGCAGTGGAGCTTCAGTGTGGACACCAAAagtcctccttttcctcctccacctccccagTCCAGCCCGGTCGGCTTCCCAGTGAGCGGAGTGTGTCATGTTGTTTTGCCTCGGCTGCTGCCGGATTTCACCAGGCACGGGGATGCTGGCCAGGTGCACATTTCTGATGACGATGACGTTATCATACTATGA